The genomic segment AACGCTCGAGCGCGACTGAATGACCGCGCTCGAAAGGCGGACCCCGCAGCCGCCTTTGGATGGGAGGGGATGCGTCGTTACCGGCTTCCCGCATCTTCCTGCCTGCGTACTCCAGCCTGATGGGTAGTTTGACGAAACGATCATTTAACTGAAGAGGACGATCCATGACTCGACGAATGGCGCTTGGGGGAATTCTGACGGCGTTGGCGATCTCGGTGTTTTCGGACGCCGCGCGCGGCCAGCCACTGACCACGGTTCGCGTGGCGAGCGGTCTGACCAATCCGATTTTTGTGACGGCGCCGCCCGGCGACACGAGCCGGCTCTTTATTGTGGAACAGCGCGGCAATCCCAGTGCCTCGCAGGCGCGCATCCTTGTGATGGATCTCACGACCAATCCGCCTACGCTGCTGGGCACGCCGTTCCTGGTCATAAGCGGCCTTGCCACGGGAAATGAGCAGGGATTGCTCGGCATGGCGTTCGACCCGAACTATCTGTCGAACGGCCGGTTCTATCTTAATTTCACGCAATCGGGAGGCAGCGGGACGTCGATCGTTCAGCGGAGAATCGACGCGAACCCGCTGGACAACGTTCACACGGATGCGATGGGCAGCCCGAACACGGTGATTTCGTACGTGCAGCCGTTTACCAACCACAACGCCGGTTGGATGGGTTTCAGCCCGGTGGATGGGTACCTGTACATTCCGACCGGGGACGGCGGCAGCGCGTGCGATCCGTCGCAACGCGCACAGAATTTGAGCGTCGTTTTCGGCAAGACGTTGCGTTTGGATGTCTCCGGGGCGACCGGGTATACCATTCCACCCACCAATCCGTATGTGGGCGGCGGCGGACTCGGCGAAATCTGGAATTACGGACTTCGCAATCCGTGGCGGTGCGGGTTCGATCGCGCCAACGGGAACCTGTACATCGGAGACGTCGGGCAGAATCGCAAGGAGGAGATCGACATCGATCCGGCTGGCGTGTCCAATCGAAACTACGGCTGGGATTGCATGGAAGGATTTGATTGTGCCAACTTGTCGTCACAATGCGTCGGCACGACCAACGGCTGCACCTGCGGGGCGGCGGGCCTGATCGCCCCCGTTCATGACTACGATCAGACGATCGGCTCGCGCTGCGCCGTGACCGGCGGCTACGTTTATCGCGGCTGCCGAATGCCGGGTCTGCAAGGCACTTACTTCTTCGCCGACTATTGCAGCGGCGAGATCTGGTCGATGCCGGCCGGCGGCGGCACGGTCACGTCGCGCACGGCTGAACTGGCCCCCGGCGGCGGGTTGGCCATCAGCCTGATCACGTCCTTTGGCGAGGACGCCCAGGGCGAGCTTTATATTTGCGATCAGTCCGGCGGGGAGGTCTTCAAGATCATTCCGCGCGGCGTCGGCGACACGAACGGTGACAACGTCGTCAACCTAAATGACGCCGATTCGTTCGCGCTGGCCTGCGTTGACCCCGTGGCCTACGCGCTGGCTTTCCCCGGGTTGGATCCGTTCATTCGCGCGAACATGAACGGCGATTGCGAAGTGAACGGGCACGATGTCGTGCGCTTCGTGAAGACGCTCGTGCCGTAAGCCGGGGCTCCCGTCGCTTCAACGCAGCGCCGCAATGAGAATTCATCTGCGGCACAGGCATCTGGCTTGTGATTCACCGTAACCTGCGCGACCCGCGGCTTAACCCCGCGGGTCGTTTTTTGTATACTCCCGCCATGCCGCGCCTGGTTCCCTCACTCAGTGCCCGCCAGCGCCGCCGCGCGCTGGGGCAAGTCTTCACGCCGCGGCTCGTCGCCGACTTCATGGCGCGATGGGTCTGCGCGCGTCGTCCCGAGCGCGTTCTCGATCCTGCGCTGGGCGAAGGCGTCTTCGTCGACGCGGTCGAGGCGCTCGCGCGACGCAGCCGATGGTCGCCGCGCA from the Planctomycetia bacterium genome contains:
- a CDS encoding PQQ-dependent sugar dehydrogenase; its protein translation is MTRRMALGGILTALAISVFSDAARGQPLTTVRVASGLTNPIFVTAPPGDTSRLFIVEQRGNPSASQARILVMDLTTNPPTLLGTPFLVISGLATGNEQGLLGMAFDPNYLSNGRFYLNFTQSGGSGTSIVQRRIDANPLDNVHTDAMGSPNTVISYVQPFTNHNAGWMGFSPVDGYLYIPTGDGGSACDPSQRAQNLSVVFGKTLRLDVSGATGYTIPPTNPYVGGGGLGEIWNYGLRNPWRCGFDRANGNLYIGDVGQNRKEEIDIDPAGVSNRNYGWDCMEGFDCANLSSQCVGTTNGCTCGAAGLIAPVHDYDQTIGSRCAVTGGYVYRGCRMPGLQGTYFFADYCSGEIWSMPAGGGTVTSRTAELAPGGGLAISLITSFGEDAQGELYICDQSGGEVFKIIPRGVGDTNGDNVVNLNDADSFALACVDPVAYALAFPGLDPFIRANMNGDCEVNGHDVVRFVKTLVP